The Pseudomonas benzenivorans region CAACCAGGCCTTCAAGCCCAACCGCACCCCTTTCGACTGGCTCAGCCGCGACCCGCAGGAGGTCGACCGCTATATCGACGACCCGCTGTGCGGCTTCCTCTGCACCAACCAACTCTGGCTCGACCTGCTCGCCGGCCTGCAACAGATCACCCCGCCCCGGCAGCTGACCCAGATCGACGGCCAGCTGCCGCTGCTGGTGATCGGCGGCGCCCGCGATCCGGTCAGCGCCGGCAAGCGCCTGCAGCACCTGGCCGATGCCCTGCGCCGGGCCGGCCTCGAGCAGGTGCACCTGAAAATCTACCCGGACGCCCGCCACGAGCTGCTCAACGAGAGCAATCGCGACGAGGTGACCGCCTACCTGATCGGCTGGCTGGACGAGGCCCTGGCCCGCAGCCGCCAACGCCCCCGCACCGCCAAGGAGCCCCTATGAGCCAGACCAGCAACACTCCCTACGAAGCCCTCGAAGTCGGCCAGACCGCCAGCTACAGCAAGACCGTCGAGGAGCGTGACGTCCAGCTGTTCGCGGCGATGTCCGGCGACCGCAACCCGGTGCACCTGGATGCCGAGTACGCCGCCGCCACCATGTTCAAGGAGCGCATCGCCCACGGCATGTTCAGCGGCGCCCTGATCAGCGCCGCGGTGGCCTGCGAACTGCCCGGCCCCGGCACCATCTACCTGGGCCAGCAGATGCGTTTCACCGCCCCGGTGAAGCTCGGCGACACCCTCACCGTGCGCCTGGAAATCCTCGAGAAGCTGCCGAAGTTCCGCGTGCGCATCGCCACCCGGGTGTTCAACCAGAACGACGAACTGGTGGTCGACGGCGAGGCCGAGATCCTCGCCCCGCGCAAGCAGCAGACCGTGCAACTGACCGAACTGCCGCCGATCAGCATCGGCTGAGCACCGCGGCCCGGGCGCCGATCGAGCGCACCGGGCCGCGCCGCCGGCGCGTCAAACCGGCGTTTTACCCTTCCCGAACCGCCCTTCTCTCCCTGGAGAACCCCCATGTCCCTGTCCATGTACCACGCCTCCATTCCGGTCTTCGTCCGCCAGCTGAACAACCTGTCGACCATCCTCGGCCTCGCCGCCACCGACGCCGAGGCGCGCAAGATCGAGCCGAGCGTGCTGCTCAACGCACGCCTGGCACCCGACATGTTCCCCCTGGTACGCCAGGTGCAAATCGCCTGCGACGGCGCCAAGGCCGGCGTCGCCCTGCTGGCCGGGGTCGAGGCCCCCAGCCATGCCGACGACGAGACCAGCTTCGCCGAACTGCAGGCGCGCATCGCCAAGACCCTGGCGTTCATCCAGGCCGTGAGCCCCGAGCAACTCGACGGCAGCGAGGCGCGCACCCTGACCCTCAAGCGCCGCGACAAGGAAACCCGATTCCTGGGCCAGGCCTTCCTCCTCGACCATGTGCTGCCCAACTTCTATTTCCACTACACCACCGCCTACGCCATCCTGCGCCACAACGGCGTCGCCGTCGGCAAGCGCGACTTCCTCGGCACCCGCTAAGCCGCACGGGCAGGCGACCGGCCCCGGCCGGTCGCCGCCTCCCATGCCCCGATTGCCCGAGCGCACGAGCGCCGCTCGGCGAGAGCTTCGCGCTTGCGCCAAAAATTAATTAATCTAATAATTAATTATCGCGGCAACCCGGAGCCCGCAATGCCCCGCCCCCGCCCACCCGGCCGCCCCAGCGGCGACTCGGCCCTGCAACGCGAACGCCTGCTCGACGCCGCGGTACAGGCCTTCGCCCACGCCGGCATCGAGGCCAGCAGCCTGCGCGCCATCGCCGCGCAGGCCGGGGTCACCCCGGCGCTGATCAACTATTACTTCGGCACCAAGCAGCGCCTGGTCGAGGCCATGGTCGAGGAACGCTTCCTGCCACTCATCCGCGGAGTCGCCGAGGAGCTGCAGCAGGCCGGCGACGAACCGCACGAGCTGGTCGGGCGCTTCGTCCGCGGCCTGAGCGCGATAGTGGTCGAGCACCCCTGGATTCCACCGTTGTGGGTGCGCGAGATCCTCTGTGAAGGCGGCCAGCTGCGCGCCCTGCTGATCGGCCGCATCGCCCCGCTGATCCCCCTGCTGCTGGCCCAGCGTTTCGCCGCCGCCCAGGCCCGCGGCGCCCTCAACCCGGACCTGGACCCACGCCTGCTGGTGGTCTCGCTGATCGGCCTGACCATGCTGCCCTACGCCGCCGCGCCGCTGTGGCGGGGCATCTTCGCCAATCCACAGATCGGCGACGAGACGTTGGTCGCCCACACCCTGGCCCTGCTCGAACGGGGCATGGAGGTCTGAGATGCGCCGGATACTGCCTTGCCTGTTGCTGCTTGCCGTCCTCGCCGGCTGCGAGCCCCCAGGGGATACGACCCTGCTCGGCACCCTGGAATGGGACCGCATCGGCCTGCCCGCCGAGGCCTCGGAACCCATCCTGCGCTGGCACGTCGTCGAGGGCGAACGGGTCGAGGCCGGCCAGCTGCTGCTCGAACTCGACCCGCGGCGCCAGGACGCCGACATCGCCCAGGCCCGTGCCGAGGTGACCCTGGCCGAAGCGCGGCTGCGCGAGCTGAGCAATGGCACGCGGGTGGAGACCCTGGAGGCGGCCCAGGCGACCCTGGCGCGCGAGCGCGCCACGCAGCTCGAGGCCGAGCGCGGCTTCCAGCGCATCGCCACCCTGCACCGACGCGGCCTGGTCGCCCTCGCCGAACTGGACGCTGCCCGCGCCGGCCGCGACCAGGCCCGCGCCGCCAGCCGTAACGCCGAGGCCCGGCTGCGCGAGCTGAGCAACGGCACCCGCCCCGAGCAGCTGGAGCAGGCCAGTGCCGTTCTGCAGGCGGCCCGCGCCCGACTCGCCCGGCTGCGCCTCGACCGCGAGCGCCTGAGCCTGCGTGCGCCCAGTGCCGGGCGGGTCGACGCCCTGCCCTTCAAGCCCGGCGACCAGCCGCCGCGCGGCGCCGAGCTGGTCAGCCTGCTGGTCGGCGAGGCGCCCTACGCGCGGGTCTACGTGCCCGCCAGCCAACGTGCGGCCATCGCCCCGGGGGACGCCATGCGGGTGCAGGTCGAAGGCGTCGAGCAGGCCTTCGCCGCCACCGTCAGCAGCATCCGCAGCGAGGCCAGTTTCACCCCCTACTTCGCCCTCAGCGGCGACGATGCCAGCCGCCTGATGTACCGCGCCGAACTGCGCCTGCAGGGCGCCGCCGCCCGCCGCCTGCCGGCCGGCCTGCCCCTGCGTGCCGAGCGCCGCCATGACTAGCGCCGAGCCGGTGATCCGCTGTCGCGGCCTGAGCAAGCGCTTCGGCGACCTGCTGGCGGTCGACGGCCTCGACCTGCAGGTGCGCCGCGCCGAGGTGTTCGGTTTCCTCGGCCCCAACGGCTCGGGCAAGTCCACCACCATCCGCATGCTCTGCGGCCTGCTGCTGCCCAGCGCCGGGGAGATCGAGGTGCTCGGTTGCCGCATACCCCGCGATGCCGAGGCGCTGAAGCGACGCATCGGCTACATGACCCAGAAGTTCTCGCTGTACGAGGATCTCAGCGTGCTGGAGAACCTGCAGTTCCTCGCCTCGGTGCACGGCCTGAGCAGGGCCGCGGCCGGCGCGCGCATCGAGGAGCTGCTCGAGCGCTACTGGCTGAGCGACCGCCGCCGGCAGCTGGCCGGCACCTTGAGCGGCGGGCAGAAACAGCGCCTGGCCCTGGCCGGCGCCGTGCTGCACAAGCCCGACCTGCTGTTGCTGGACGAGCCCACCAGCGCCGTCGACCCGCAGTCGCGCCGCGAGTTCTGGGAGTCGCTGTTCGAGCTGGCCGAGGCCGGCACCACCTTGCTGGTGTCCACCCACTACATGGACGAGGCCGAGCGCTGCACCCGCCTGGGGATTCTCGACGCCGGTCGCCTGGTGGCCGATGGCAGCCCGCGCCAGCTGCTCGAGGCCCTGCCCGGCCACCCGCTGCTGATCCAGTGCGCCCAGCCGCGCCAGGCCCAGCGCGCCCTGCAGGACTGCCAGGAGGTGCTGGCCATGGCGCAGATCGGCGCCGCCCTGCGGGTGCTGGTGGCCAGCGCCGAGGCCCGCGCCGCCATCGACCAGCGCCTGCGCGCCGCCCGGATCGAGGCCCAACTGCAGGACTCTCCGGGCAACCTGGAGGACGTGTTCGTCACCGTCACCCGCCAGCCCCTGCAGGCTCGGCCATGAACCTGCGCCGCCTGGCCGCGATCGTCAGCAAGGAGCTGCGCCAGCTGCGTCGCGACCGTCTGACCTTCGCCATGATCGTCGGCATCCCGCTGCTGCAGCTGGTGCTGTTCGGCTACGCCATCAACATGGACGTGCGCGGCATCGACGCCGCCGTGCTGGACCAAGCGGGCAGCGCCCGCGCGCGGGAAGTGGTGGCGGAAATCGGCGCCAGCCAGGTGCTCGACCTGCGCTACCGGCTGAACAGCCCGCAGCAGCTGGACACGCTGCTGCGCCAGGGGCGGATCAGCGCCGCCCTGGTGCTGCCGGCGGATTTCGAGGCGCGCCTGCTGCGCCAGGACCGACCGCCGCTGCAACTGGTGGTGGACGGCTCGGACCAGAGCGTGCAGGCCTCGGCCCGGCAGCTGGCGATGTACGCGCCACCGGGCTGGGACAAGCGCCCGGCGGTGGAGCTGGTCAACCTCTACAACCCCGAGCGCCGCGCCGCGCTGAACACCGTGCCGGGCCTGATCGGGGTGATCCTGACCATGACCCTGGTGATGTTCACCGCCATCGCCCTGGTGCGCGAGCGCGAGCGCGGCAACCTGGAGATGCTGATCGCCACGCCGCTGTCGCCCTGGGAACTGACCCTGGGCAAGGTGCTGCCCTTCGTCGGCATCGGCCTGATCCAGGTGACGGTGATCCTGCTGGTCGGCGGCCTGCTGTTCGCGGTGCCGGTGCGTGGCGCGCTGCTGGAGCTGTATGGCGCGGCGCTGCTGTTCATCGTCGCCAGCCTGGCCCTCGGGGTGTTTCTCTCGACCCTGGCGCGCACCCAGTTCCAGGCCATGCAGATGGCTTTCTTCACCTTCCTGCCGCAGATCCTGCTGTCAGGTTTCATGTTCCCCTTCGCCGGCATGCCCAGGGCGGCACAGTGGTTCGCCGAGCTGCTGCCGCTGACCCACTTCCTGCGCCTGGCCCGCGGCATCATGCTGCGCAGCGCCGGGCTCCTGGAGTTGTGGACGGAGATGCTGGCGCTGCTGCTGTTCACCCTGCTGATGCTGAGCGTGGCGGTGCTGCGGGTGAACAAGCGCCTGGATTAGCGCCTGGCCCAGGCGGCGACTTTTTCAGGCACAAAAAAAGGGCGACTGATGGTCGCCCGAATTGCCTTGCGTGCCTGTAGAGCCCAAACGCTAGCCTTGCTTGCGCTTGTGCGAATCCTTCCAGATGAAATATCCGACGCCCGCGAAGAAGGCCAGCATCAGGCCGACGGTGCCGACTCCGGCGAGAACTACCACATCGATGAACATGCTGGCCTCCTGCGTTGACCTTGGCGGGGATGGCTGCAAGGTAGCAGGGGCGGCGGCGCACTTATTGACCCAGATCAAGGCCAGGCGGAGGGGCGTAGACAGGCAGGAAGATAAACTGATCCAGATCAATGGAATCGGCGCTGGCGAGGCGCCTCAGCGCTTCTTCGACTTGCCCCGGGTCTTCTTCTTGCCTTTGGTCAGGGGCAGCACCTGCTCGAACTTCTCGCGCATCTCGTTGAGCCGCTTGTCGTTGAGGTCGTGGATGCGTTTGTCGCGCTCGGCGCCGAAATCGATCAGTTTTTCGTCATTGCTCATGGGGTCGACCGGATTAAGCGAAAGGTCAGGTTCAGGCGCGGCGCACAGGGGCGGCGCGTCTTCGCCACTTGATGTTGCCAATAATGCTGCGTCGGGCCGGCCATGACCAGCAGCGAACCATGCTCGAGCAGCAGCGAGTGCTCGATACGGCTCTGCCCCTTGCGGCGCAGGTCGAAGCGCCGGGTGCCGCCCAGGTTGAGCGAGGCGATCAGCGGATCGGCACCCAGCTCGACCTCGTCGTCGCTGTGCCAGCCCATGGCGTCGCTGCCGTCGCGGTAGTAGTTGAGCAACGCGCCATTGAGCCGCTGCCCCACTGCGGCCTCCAGGCGTTGGCGGATCTGCGCCAGCAGCGGTGTCCAGGGCCGCGGTCGATGGATCAGGCCGGAATAGCGGTAGGTGGCCTCCTCGTCGCCGTACCAGGCCACCAGCCGCGGCACCGGCCACTCGCGACCGTACAGGCGTACCCGGGGTTGCTGCCAGGGCGTCTCGGCCAGCAACTGGCTCAGCCAGCGGTCGGCCGCGGCCGGCTCGAGCCAGCCGGCCCGGTAGTCCAGCCGGGCATCGGGCAGTTGCGGGAGGCTGTCGGGGAAAAGGTCCACGGATAACTCGACGCAGCGGGGTTCGACTCGATTGTCCGCCGTTCAGACTTGCACATCCACCCATAGGCCCTGGCGCGGCAGCTCTTCGCCGGACTCGTCGGCGGGCTCGTCCAACTCCCCCTCGGCCAGCTGCTCGGGGGTATAGCCGCGGCGCTGGCGCCGGCGCTGCTCCTCGCGCAGCAGCTCCTCGGCCTCCTGCGGGTGGCGCTTGTCCAGGCTCAGGGCGCTTTCCTTGGCGCTCTCCTGCGCCGGAGTCACCGGCGGCACCTCGGGCCTGGGCTTGATCGCGTCCTGCTGCACGGTGACCGGCGCCAGGCTATGGGGGATGGGGGGTAGCACGTTATGACGCCCTCCTTTGGTCAGGCTGTCGGCCGCCGCAGCGCCGACTTGAGAGCCGCCTAACTACACTTTCGACTCGGGTAACCGCGTTAAGTGCCCGGGACACCGCATTGCGCCTTTGGCCTGGGCCCGACGTTCCGTTACCATAGCCGGCTTTTTCACGCGGGAGACAGGCATGGCGCAATACGAACCGGGGCAACGCTGGATCAGTGACAGCGAAGCGGAATTGGGCTTGGGCACCATCCTCATGCAGGACGGCCGCATGCTCACCGTGCTCTACCCGGCCACCGGCGAAACCCGCCAGTATGCTGCGCGCAATGCCCCGCTGACCCGCGTGCGCTTCGCCCCGGGCGACGAGATCACCCATTTCGAGGGCTGGAAGCTGACCGTGCAGGAGGTCGAGGACATCGACGGCCTGCTGGTCTACCACGGCCTCAACGGCTCGCACGAGAGCATCAGCCTGCCGGAAACCCAGCTGTCGAACTTCATCCAGTTCCGCCTGGCCAGCGACCGCCTGTTCGCCGGCCAGATCGATCCGCTGCCCTGGTTCGCCCTGCGCTACCGCACCCTGGAGTTCACCAGCAAGCAGCTACAGTCGCCGCTCTGGGGCCTGGGCGGCGCCCGCGCGCAACCCATCGCCCACCAGCTGCACATCGCCCGCGAAGTGGCCGATCGCATCGCCCCGCGGGTGCTGCTGGCCGACGAAGTGGGCCTGGGCAAGACCATCGAGGCCGGCCTGGTGATCCATCGCCAGCTGCTCACCGGCCGCGCCAGCCGGGTGCTGATCCTGGTACCGGAGAACCTCCAGCACCAGTGGCTGGTGGAGATGCGCCGGCGCTTCAACCTCGAGGTGGCGCTGTTCGACGCCGAGCGTTTCATCGAGAGCGACGCCAGCAACCCCTTCGAGGACGCCCAGCTGGCCCTGGTGGCCCTGGAATGGCTGCGCGAGGACGAGCGCGCCCAGGATGCCCTGTTCGCCGCCGGCTGGGACCTGCTGGTGGTCGACGAGGCCCACCATCTGGTCTGGCATCCGGAACACGCCAGCCCGGAATACGTCCTGGTCGAACAACTGGCCGGCGTCATTCCCGGCGTACTGCTGCTCACCGCCACCCCGGAGCAACTGGGCCAGGACAGCCACTTCGCCCGCCTGCGCCTGCTCGACCCACACCGTTTCCATGACCTCGAGGCCTTCCGCGCCGAGAGCGCGCACTACCGCCCGGTCGCCGAAGCGGTACAGGAGCTGCTGGACCAGGGCCAGCTGTCGACCCGCGCCCACCGCACCATCCACGACTTCCTCGGCCAGGAGGGCGAAGGCCTGCTGGCCGCGGTCAATGCCGGCGACCAGGACGCCGCCGCGCGGCTGGTGCGCGAGCTGCTCGACCGCCATGGCACCGGCCGCCTGCTGTTCCGCAACACCCGCGCCGCGGTGCAGGGCTTCCCGGAGCGCGAACTGCACCCCTACCCGCTGCCCAATCCGGACGAGTACATGGAGCTGCCGATCGGCGAACATCCGGACCTCTACCCGGAGGTCAGCTACCAGGCCCAGAGCGAGCTCGACGACGAACAGCGCTGGTGGCGCTTCGACCCGCGGGTCGAGTGGCTGATCGACACCCTGAAGATGCTCAAGAAGTTCAAGGTGCTGGTGATCTGCGCCCACGCCGAGACCGCCATGGACCTGGAAGACGCCCTGCGCGTGCGCAAGGGCATCCCCGCCACGGTGTTCCACGAGGGCATGAGCATCCTCGAGCGCGACCGCGCCGCGGCCTATTTCG contains the following coding sequences:
- the ccoM gene encoding cytochrome c oxidase subunit CcoM is translated as MFIDVVVLAGVGTVGLMLAFFAGVGYFIWKDSHKRKQG
- a CDS encoding aspartate-semialdehyde dehydrogenase, which translates into the protein MLPPIPHSLAPVTVQQDAIKPRPEVPPVTPAQESAKESALSLDKRHPQEAEELLREEQRRRQRRGYTPEQLAEGELDEPADESGEELPRQGLWVDVQV
- a CDS encoding TetR/AcrR family transcriptional regulator, whose amino-acid sequence is MPRPRPPGRPSGDSALQRERLLDAAVQAFAHAGIEASSLRAIAAQAGVTPALINYYFGTKQRLVEAMVEERFLPLIRGVAEELQQAGDEPHELVGRFVRGLSAIVVEHPWIPPLWVREILCEGGQLRALLIGRIAPLIPLLLAQRFAAAQARGALNPDLDPRLLVVSLIGLTMLPYAAAPLWRGIFANPQIGDETLVAHTLALLERGMEV
- a CDS encoding alpha-ketoglutarate-dependent dioxygenase AlkB family protein, with translation MDLFPDSLPQLPDARLDYRAGWLEPAAADRWLSQLLAETPWQQPRVRLYGREWPVPRLVAWYGDEEATYRYSGLIHRPRPWTPLLAQIRQRLEAAVGQRLNGALLNYYRDGSDAMGWHSDDEVELGADPLIASLNLGGTRRFDLRRKGQSRIEHSLLLEHGSLLVMAGPTQHYWQHQVAKTRRPCAPRLNLTFRLIRSTP
- a CDS encoding ABC transporter ATP-binding protein, with product MTSAEPVIRCRGLSKRFGDLLAVDGLDLQVRRAEVFGFLGPNGSGKSTTIRMLCGLLLPSAGEIEVLGCRIPRDAEALKRRIGYMTQKFSLYEDLSVLENLQFLASVHGLSRAAAGARIEELLERYWLSDRRRQLAGTLSGGQKQRLALAGAVLHKPDLLLLDEPTSAVDPQSRREFWESLFELAEAGTTLLVSTHYMDEAERCTRLGILDAGRLVADGSPRQLLEALPGHPLLIQCAQPRQAQRALQDCQEVLAMAQIGAALRVLVASAEARAAIDQRLRAARIEAQLQDSPGNLEDVFVTVTRQPLQARP
- a CDS encoding HlyD family secretion protein, yielding MRRILPCLLLLAVLAGCEPPGDTTLLGTLEWDRIGLPAEASEPILRWHVVEGERVEAGQLLLELDPRRQDADIAQARAEVTLAEARLRELSNGTRVETLEAAQATLARERATQLEAERGFQRIATLHRRGLVALAELDAARAGRDQARAASRNAEARLRELSNGTRPEQLEQASAVLQAARARLARLRLDRERLSLRAPSAGRVDALPFKPGDQPPRGAELVSLLVGEAPYARVYVPASQRAAIAPGDAMRVQVEGVEQAFAATVSSIRSEASFTPYFALSGDDASRLMYRAELRLQGAAARRLPAGLPLRAERRHD
- the rapA gene encoding RNA polymerase-associated protein RapA, coding for MAQYEPGQRWISDSEAELGLGTILMQDGRMLTVLYPATGETRQYAARNAPLTRVRFAPGDEITHFEGWKLTVQEVEDIDGLLVYHGLNGSHESISLPETQLSNFIQFRLASDRLFAGQIDPLPWFALRYRTLEFTSKQLQSPLWGLGGARAQPIAHQLHIAREVADRIAPRVLLADEVGLGKTIEAGLVIHRQLLTGRASRVLILVPENLQHQWLVEMRRRFNLEVALFDAERFIESDASNPFEDAQLALVALEWLREDERAQDALFAAGWDLLVVDEAHHLVWHPEHASPEYVLVEQLAGVIPGVLLLTATPEQLGQDSHFARLRLLDPHRFHDLEAFRAESAHYRPVAEAVQELLDQGQLSTRAHRTIHDFLGQEGEGLLAAVNAGDQDAAARLVRELLDRHGTGRLLFRNTRAAVQGFPERELHPYPLPNPDEYMELPIGEHPDLYPEVSYQAQSELDDEQRWWRFDPRVEWLIDTLKMLKKFKVLVICAHAETAMDLEDALRVRKGIPATVFHEGMSILERDRAAAYFADEEFGAQVLICSEIGSEGRNFQFAHHLVLFDLPAHPDLLEQRIGRLDRIGQKHRIQLHVPYLENSPQERLFQWYHQGLNAFLATCPTGNALQQQFGTRLLPLLEGGDDDQWQQLVDEARAERERLEGELHAGRDRLLELNSGGAGEGEALVEAILEQDDQFALPIYMEALFDAFGIDSEDHSENALILRPSEKMLDASFPLGSDEGVTITYDRNQALAREDMQFLTWEHPMVQGGMDLVRSGSMGNTGVALIKNKALKPGTVLLELLYVSEVVAPRNLQLGRYLPPAALRCLLDANGNDLAGKVAFETLNDQLESVPRASANKFVQAQRDALTPLINGGDDKIAPRHAERVAEAKRRLAAEVDEELARLTALQAVNPSVRDSELQALRQQREQGLAMLDKAALRLEAIRVLVAG
- a CDS encoding MaoC family dehydratase; translation: MSQTSNTPYEALEVGQTASYSKTVEERDVQLFAAMSGDRNPVHLDAEYAAATMFKERIAHGMFSGALISAAVACELPGPGTIYLGQQMRFTAPVKLGDTLTVRLEILEKLPKFRVRIATRVFNQNDELVVDGEAEILAPRKQQTVQLTELPPISIG
- a CDS encoding DUF1993 domain-containing protein, translating into MSLSMYHASIPVFVRQLNNLSTILGLAATDAEARKIEPSVLLNARLAPDMFPLVRQVQIACDGAKAGVALLAGVEAPSHADDETSFAELQARIAKTLAFIQAVSPEQLDGSEARTLTLKRRDKETRFLGQAFLLDHVLPNFYFHYTTAYAILRHNGVAVGKRDFLGTR
- a CDS encoding ABC transporter permease: MNLRRLAAIVSKELRQLRRDRLTFAMIVGIPLLQLVLFGYAINMDVRGIDAAVLDQAGSARAREVVAEIGASQVLDLRYRLNSPQQLDTLLRQGRISAALVLPADFEARLLRQDRPPLQLVVDGSDQSVQASARQLAMYAPPGWDKRPAVELVNLYNPERRAALNTVPGLIGVILTMTLVMFTAIALVRERERGNLEMLIATPLSPWELTLGKVLPFVGIGLIQVTVILLVGGLLFAVPVRGALLELYGAALLFIVASLALGVFLSTLARTQFQAMQMAFFTFLPQILLSGFMFPFAGMPRAAQWFAELLPLTHFLRLARGIMLRSAGLLELWTEMLALLLFTLLMLSVAVLRVNKRLD